The DNA region GCGCCGCCGAGATCGCCGGCTCCGGCCGGTACATCCCGCCGTTCTTCTCGCTGCCGACGGCCATCGACAACTCGTCGAAGGACCAGACGTACAACACCCCGTCGATCGCCACCCTGTTCCTGCTGGCCGACCAGCTGGAGTGGCTGAACGGCAACGGCGGGCTGGACTGGGCCGTCGCCCGTACGGCCGATTCCTCGTCCCGGCTGTACGCCTGGGCCGAGAAGTCCTCCTTCGCCAACCCGTTCGTGGCGAACCCGGCCGAGCGCTCCCAGGTGGTCGGCACCATCGACTTCGACGAGTCGGTGGACGCCGCCGCGGTCGCCAAGGCACTGCGTGCCAACGGCATCGTGGACACCGAGCCGTACCGCAAGCTGGGCCGCAACCAGTTGCGCATCGCGATGTTCCCGGCGATCGACCCGGCGGACGTCGAGGCGCTCACCCGGTGCATCGACTACGTGGTCGAGCAGCTCTGACCTCGCGCGAACGGCCAGCCGAACGCAGCTGAGCACAGCTGAGGGCCACCGCCTGCGGGCGGTGGCCCTTGCGTCTGCCCGGCCTTACCGGTTGACCAGTGAGCTGATCAGCACGACGACCAGCAGCAGCACCAGGGTGCCGGAGACGATGCGCATACGAGTCTTGGGATCCACGGTCAACGAGCGTACCTCCGGCTCACACCGTCCCGGATCGGAGGGCCTCAGCTCCAGTCGGCCAGCGCCCAGGAGCGCAGCGACTCGTAGTGGGCGAAGCCGCCGTCCAGGTCGCTCTTCATCAGGTGCAGCTCGGCGGCCTCCCACTCCGGCCCCCGGTAGTCCGCCAGCGCCGCCGCCAGCGCCTCCAGCTCGGCCGCCGCGACCCGCTGGACGGCCCGCCGGTGGCCGTGGTGGGAGCCGGCCCGGGCCAGGGTGAGGTGCGGGTGGAAGCCGAAGGCGTCGGTCTCCCCGGTCAGGTCTGCGGTGGCCTCGGCGACGGACTCGGCGAGCCGGCGCAACGCCCACGTCTGCCCCTCGATCCCGACCCAGAGCACCCGGTCGCCGAACCGGCCGGCGCCCGCGATCCGCAGCCGGTGCACCGGGTGCACCTCGGCGACGGCGGCCAGGCCGGCCTCCAGCTCGGGCAGCCGCTCGGGCTGCACCTGACCGAGGAAGGCCAGCGTGAGGTGCCAGCCCTCGACGGTGGTCCAGCGCAGCCGGTCCGCCCCGGGCAGCCCGCGCACCGGCGCGACCGCGTCGGAGAGTCCCTGCAACGCCGCGACCGGCGGGAGCACCGCCACGAACAACCTCATGAGCCAATCTTCCCGCGATCGGCCGTTTGGGGTAGAACGGATCTCCATGAAGATCCGCACCGGGGGCCTCGCGGACGTCCCCGACATCCTGTCCATGCTCGACGGCGCCATCACCTGGCTGACCGCCCAGGGGCGCACCGGCCAGTGGGGCGACCAGCCGTTCTCCACCAACCCGGCCCGGGTGGAGCACATCGAGCAGTACGCCGCCGAGCCGTTCCTGATCCGCCTCGCGGTGGACGACGAGGGCCGCACGGTCGGCTGCTGCGTGCTGGCCGAGGAGCCCGGCAAGTACATCCCCCTGGTGGACGAGCGCGAACTCTACGTCCGCCACCTGGTCACCGACCGCAGCCGCAAGGGCTCCGGCATCGGTGCCGCGC from Kitasatospora cathayae includes:
- the thpR gene encoding RNA 2',3'-cyclic phosphodiesterase, coding for MRLFVAVLPPVAALQGLSDAVAPVRGLPGADRLRWTTVEGWHLTLAFLGQVQPERLPELEAGLAAVAEVHPVHRLRIAGAGRFGDRVLWVGIEGQTWALRRLAESVAEATADLTGETDAFGFHPHLTLARAGSHHGHRRAVQRVAAAELEALAAALADYRGPEWEAAELHLMKSDLDGGFAHYESLRSWALADWS
- a CDS encoding GNAT family N-acetyltransferase, which gives rise to MKIRTGGLADVPDILSMLDGAITWLTAQGRTGQWGDQPFSTNPARVEHIEQYAAEPFLIRLAVDDEGRTVGCCVLAEEPGKYIPLVDERELYVRHLVTDRSRKGSGIGAALIADAIEEARRRGIGLLRVDCYAGADRKLVGQYRALGFTETVGFEVEQPTGIWPGQVLEIRL